The genomic region ATTTTTGGTAAGGTCGAAATAGAATACTTGCGTGATTTAGCTCCAGAAGTTCGCATTCAGCGACTTGAAGATATTTTGTCGATGCCAACACCTGCCATCATGGTTGCAAGGCGCTATCGGCCACTTAAGGAGCTTGTACGGCTTTGTGAAGAGAGGAGCATACCTCTTTTTAGAGCTAGCATGACGACGATGAATCTCTTGAGTAAACTTACGCTTCTTTTGACAGAAGAGTTTTCTCCAAGTTTAAATTGTCATGGCACCCTTGTAGAAGTTTTTGGTGTAGGCGTTATGATTCAAGGAGAGTCTTCTGTAGGAAAAAGCGAGGCAGGCCTTGGACTTATAGAAAGGGGACATAGACTTATCTCTGATGATATTGTAAAAGTAAGGCGTAGAGAAGGGGGGTATTTGGAAGGCTCTGGTGCAGAGTTAACACGTCACCATATGGAAATTCGAGGGCTTGGAATTATTAATGTAGCTCATCTTTATGGAGCTGTTTGTGTAAGAGAAAAGAAAAGTGTAGATCTTGTGGTAAAGTTAGAAGTATGGGATAATCACAATTTTTATGATAGAGTTGGCTTAGAGGAGAAGTATTGTGACTTGCTTGGTGTTAAAGTGCCTTTTCATGTATTACCAGTTAAGCCAGGAAGGGATGTAGTGCTTTTATTGGAAACAATCGCTCTTAATCATAGGCTGAAAAAAATGGGGTATAATTCCGCAAAAGAGTTTAATACAAAGCTTTTAGAGACGATTTCAAGAAAACAAAGAAAGGGGCGCTAAATGAAATATGTGCGCCAGGTCAAAGTAAAAAACGCTTTGGGTCTTCATACAAGGCCAGCAACGGCAATTGTAAAGCTTTTGCAAGATTGTAAAAGTCAAGTGTCTTTTACATATAAAAAGGATACAATCAACGCAAAGAGCATTATGAGCATATTGATACTGGCAGCTAGAAAGAATTCTAAGATTACTATTACGGCTGAGGGTAGTGATGCTGATGAAATTATTGGTAAACTTGTAGATGCATTTGATACAAGCTTTGGAGAGTAACATGTATGATGGCTGTAAACAAAAAGATAAAAAAAAGAGGAGAGATCATACTGCAAGGGCTTCCTATTTGTGTTGGAATTGCAATTGGAAAGGCTGTTATTTTCACACCTGTAGATGAAGAGGTAACGGAATTTAATATTGAAGAGAAACATATCGATGGTGAAATTGTCAGGTATAGAAATGCATTGCAACGCAGTAAACAAGAGGTGCAAAAGCTTAAGGCCCGTCTAGAGAGAGAAAGAGCTTGGGAAGGTGTTGCAATTCTTGATGGTCATCTTGTTATGTTACAAGATCCAACACTCACAATTGATGTAGAAGCACAGATTAGATCACTAAGAAAAAATACTGAGGCTATTGTACAAGCAACTGTTGCTGAATATCAAGATCGCTTCAATAAAATTACTAGTAAGTTTTTCAAAGAACGTTTTAAAGACGTTCAAGATGTCTCTAAGAGAATCATTAGGCATTTACAAGACAACGTGCACAATTCTCTTGCAGATCTTCCCGTTAACTCCATTGTTTTTTCAGAGGAACTATCCCCTTCCGATACGGCAGAAGCACAAAATACGAGGTCTATTGCCTTTGTTACGGAAAAAGGAGGACAGACATCGCATACAGCGATTATGGCAAAAGCGCAAGGGATACCCTATGTTGCAAATGTTCAGTTTGAATCTATAAAATCTGTTCTTAAAGATGCTGTTATCATTGTAGATGCATTTGCAGGTAATGTAATTATTAATCCTCAGAAAAGTACACTCGATTTTTATATAGAAAAGAAGAGGGAATGGGAAAAAAGCAAATCTCAAGGAAAAAGCAACATGCTTCCTGCTGAAACAATAGATGGCTATCAAGTAAGCCTTACAGCAAATGTAGAGGTATGTAGTGAGCTTGAATTGCTTCATGAACATGGTGGGCATGGTGTAGGACTATTTCGCTCAGAGTCTTTGCTGATGACGGAAGGGAAATTTCCAACAGAAGAAGAACAATTTGTGGTTTATAAGCAGATGGTAGAAAGCATGAAGGGGCTACCTATTGTTTTTCGCACGTTTGATATTGGTGGTGACAAGTTTGGACGTTTTTATGTTTCAAAAAGAGAAGATAATCCCTTTCTTGGCTGTAGAGCTATTCGTTTGATGCTTAAAGAAAAAGAAGAGTTTAAAGCGCAGCTTAAGGCTATATTGCGAGCAAGTGCTTTTGGTAATTTGAGCATATTATTTCCGATGATATCTTGTCCAAGTGAATTGCATAGTGCAAAAGCATGCTTAAATGAGGCAAAAGAAGAATTAAAACAGCAAAAGATCTGTTTTAATGACTCTCTAAAGGTCGGTTGTATGATTGAAGTGCCCTCTGCTGCAATGACTGCTGATTTTCTTGCAAAAGAGTGTGATTTTTTATCCATTGGAACAAACGATTTAGTGCAGTATTGTATAGCAGTGGATAGGGGAAATCAAGCGATGAGCTATTTATATTCTCCATTACATCCAAGTGTTCTTCGCATGATTAAGCTGGTTGTAAATCAGGCACTTTTACATAAAATACCTGTGACTGTATGTGGTGAAATGGCAGCGGATCCTCGTTTCACAGAGCTGCTTTTAGGACTTGGTATTCATGAGCTCTCGGTAATACCAAGAGCCATCCCCATTATCAAAGAGACAATTCGACAACTAAGTATTGTACAGGCAGTAAAACTTGCAGACAAGGTTCTCTTGCTCTCCTCGTCTGCAGAAGTTCACTCT from Chlamydiales bacterium harbors:
- the ptsP gene encoding phosphoenolpyruvate--protein phosphotransferase; this encodes MMAVNKKIKKRGEIILQGLPICVGIAIGKAVIFTPVDEEVTEFNIEEKHIDGEIVRYRNALQRSKQEVQKLKARLERERAWEGVAILDGHLVMLQDPTLTIDVEAQIRSLRKNTEAIVQATVAEYQDRFNKITSKFFKERFKDVQDVSKRIIRHLQDNVHNSLADLPVNSIVFSEELSPSDTAEAQNTRSIAFVTEKGGQTSHTAIMAKAQGIPYVANVQFESIKSVLKDAVIIVDAFAGNVIINPQKSTLDFYIEKKREWEKSKSQGKSNMLPAETIDGYQVSLTANVEVCSELELLHEHGGHGVGLFRSESLLMTEGKFPTEEEQFVVYKQMVESMKGLPIVFRTFDIGGDKFGRFYVSKREDNPFLGCRAIRLMLKEKEEFKAQLKAILRASAFGNLSILFPMISCPSELHSAKACLNEAKEELKQQKICFNDSLKVGCMIEVPSAAMTADFLAKECDFLSIGTNDLVQYCIAVDRGNQAMSYLYSPLHPSVLRMIKLVVNQALLHKIPVTVCGEMAADPRFTELLLGLGIHELSVIPRAIPIIKETIRQLSIVQAVKLADKVLLLSSSAEVHSFLEKSKHRGADFKVQKRLGLEGLEVEA
- the hprK gene encoding HPr(Ser) kinase/phosphatase gives rise to the protein MYLVEDLYRQHGSSLGLECIAGKSGMRRRINVPEAHRPGLSLSGYLKSHASKRILIFGKVEIEYLRDLAPEVRIQRLEDILSMPTPAIMVARRYRPLKELVRLCEERSIPLFRASMTTMNLLSKLTLLLTEEFSPSLNCHGTLVEVFGVGVMIQGESSVGKSEAGLGLIERGHRLISDDIVKVRRREGGYLEGSGAELTRHHMEIRGLGIINVAHLYGAVCVREKKSVDLVVKLEVWDNHNFYDRVGLEEKYCDLLGVKVPFHVLPVKPGRDVVLLLETIALNHRLKKMGYNSAKEFNTKLLETISRKQRKGR
- a CDS encoding HPr family phosphocarrier protein; the protein is MKYVRQVKVKNALGLHTRPATAIVKLLQDCKSQVSFTYKKDTINAKSIMSILILAARKNSKITITAEGSDADEIIGKLVDAFDTSFGE